The sequence CTACCCAGCCATATTTTTCTTGTCAGATTTTGGTAACTTTGTTACCAGAGGTAACCAGAGGTAACAAGTTTAGAGGTAACAAGGTTAGAAGGTAACCTTGTTACGGTACTTGCATCCCGTAGCTCCTCATTCAGACGGTCGCCCaataacatatatttctcttggGCGTTCCCGTGCCTGATACTGCATTGGTCCCTCTATCCTGGCTCCCTAACCTTCCATGTCACTCTTACTGGGATCAGGTTAATCCCACATCTTCTGTCTACCCTTCTTCACTTTCCCTACTGTTCCCTTCACTTCACACTCTCCCAAATCTGACAGACACAACAGGCTAGCTAACTTACACTAGGTAGCAGGACCTAGTgaagaggagccggtcggccgggcggacagcacgctggacttgtaatcctgtggtcctgggttcgttcccaggcgccggcgagaaacaatgggcagagcttctttcaccctatgcccctgttacctagcagtaaaataggtacctgggtgttggtcagctgtcacgggctgcttcctgggggtggaggcctggtcgaggaccgggcagcggggacactaaaagaaaagccccgaaatcatctcaagataacctcaagataacctcattagCAATGCTAAAAATCATCAAGTAATGCGTCGTTCCTATCATGTGACCTTATTCCTCCATTATATCCTCAGTTCTCTAATGATGGGGGTGTGTCCCGATATCTTCCTTCAGTTGTTACTTGGTCACTTTATCTTTGCTCTCATATCCTACGTGATTTTAATGTTTTTCTTTATCTAGGAAATGGAAATATCTGTTTGTCCGAGGTTGGATACCAGACCATTGGGGATGGCCTCACTCCTCAAGTCTGCATGGTGGGAGGGATGGGTTATTGGACTATCACAGGCGCATTGGGGTCGGCCCTATTGCATCCCTTTAAGAGAGCTCTGCTCCTACTGCAACCTTCCACGACCCTTATAAAGTTTGAAATTGTGTTTTTATTTGTCAAGTGAGTGTCTCTGTTGCTTATAACACTCTGGTAGATTTGCATTCTTGGGCCTCCTAATGCTTAAATGGCAGAGCCTTTTGGGCATCGATCTGGACACCGCTGGGTACCCCGTCTAGTTTATTGCACAGTGTATCTTATATTtgtagcagtccccgtggcgcaatGGTAAGAAACTCGCcgcgcgcttcgcaagcgattttgCCTGGGTTCGTgttctggccggggaggattgactagtcaCGAATCCATAACTGCacgtctctgttcacccagcagttaatgggtacctggttgttaaatgattcggagggtcgtattccggggaaaattaggattaaggacctgcccgaaaagctatgcgtgctagtggctgtacaagaatttaagaacgcttgtatatataagtaaaaaataaaaaatgcttCTTATTTACTTAAATATTTTCTAAATTGTCTATTTAGTTTCTATTGTGTACATGGTGATGGTGCCTGAAGGTAGTGGGGGAGGTGGAGACAGTGGACAGTGGGTTCTAACTAATGCCAATAGCTAACCTATGCCTTCAACGGCCAAAATAGGTATTATAAATCATAGCTGATCGCAAAATTGACAGGCTGTAATGTTTTCCATGTGAAGGTCTTCAGTTAAGTTTGGGCAATTTAATACATCATTTGTGTGACGTTGTGACTGCTGAAGAGAACGGATTGTGGTGACAACAGAGAAGTGAAATCTaaaagttttgttttattattattattttttaccacagacgtggccacacatttacaatgctaaccagcatatatacattttggacagagtgagagatttgtcaaacatatagttcagggatttattgaacaattaaccacagaaggtgattgtagtgcttttaaaatgctaggctaagctaaatatctaaatacatagatacacagatttatgtatggtacataaagtgttcgaaagtaccttttacatagtgtcattaatgtgcatttacaaaggtctgAAAGAAGTGAAAGATAGAACTACACCTTGGCCTACAACAACAAGTGTTCAATCCTGGCTTCATTCCTTCTACTCATATGATGCGTAAACCCGGTCCAGTGAAATCATCAGAAAATGTATAAATACTACTCACCACTGTATAAATGTATGGCCacctctgtggtagaaaataaacttaaaaaaCCTCACCCTGGCCCTCCACAATCCACCCACCTACCAGGGATGGCTCTAGGACAAACATCTGCCATCTATAAGCATACAATATCTTCCCACACCGCCTTATCATTTCGACACTCGAATAAGTAGATATGACATACACTCTTGTGCAAAAGTTACAGTTAATGCCGTCGAAACTATTATCTTTACATATCTTTGTCTCCCAttaacacacactctccctcaagcCCCCGTGCAAGGCACTAGACCCATTTCACCCTCTCTTGCCTCCCGACGCACCAAGGTAAAATAGACTGACAACAAGGTCTTTGTTCCTCTGGGCTCACAGCCTGGCTCTAAGGACGCCCGGGATACACAAACTACGCCAAGATATTTTTCTTCTTGCTTCCTAGAGTGGCGCGGAGGACattaatgacacacacacagtgtagtcTGCGAGCCCTCCCCTCCTCCGGCTCTGGCTCACGGAATGACAGGGTGAATGGAGGGAAACACAAACActttttatagaatatatatatatatatatatatatatatatatatatatatatatatatatatatatatatatatatatatatatatatatatatatatatatatatatatatatatatatatatatatatatatatatatatatatatatatatatatatatatatatatatatatatatatatataggtgtgtgtgtgtgtttactatttgtatctgcatcattgagctattagctcttggatcccaccaTTTTAACCAATttaatttttcctctattatgtctactggatatatttctcttacacacgcacacacatccccaggaagcacccagtagcagctgtcacggtacctatttactgctaggtgaacaggagaatAAGGGTTACAAAaacgctgcccatttgtttctgactctgccggggatcgaacccgggccctttggACTACGACACCAGAACGCTGTCCACTTACCCGCGAgaacccctagttgtgcttgcgggggttgagctctggctctttggtcccgcctctcaactgtcaatcaactggtgtacaggttcctgagcctactggactctgtcatatctacatttggaactgtgtatggagtcagcctccaccacataaggtGGAGTGTACGGTGTAAGGTGCACccacgcgcgtgcgtgcgtgcgtgcatgtttgAGGAGGGTATAATAATTAAGTTGTTCCACGGTACGTCAATCAATCCTTTCATAACACGATCCCATTTTCCCTGTGGCCTTTACGACGGaacataacgttaaatacttagtAATAATTCTGAGTATTAAACTAATATAATGAACCACAACAAAATATCTTTATCGCATCCAAAGTTCATTGACTGCTTGAAGTATATTGCAGCGCCGCTGCTGCCACGGCCCAAGATAGTGGAGCCCCAGAGCGAGGACCACCAGGTCCCCAAGGAGCCTCTATACAGTCTTGCGTCTGTCTTCCTGAAGCAGGAACCAACGGAGGCATCGTCCCTCATGCCCCTGGAGGTGGACGCGGCCAAGGGGCCCCTACAGACCCTTAAGTCAGTCTTCCTGAAGGAGGTCGCGTCCTACATGCCCCTGGAGATGGACGCGGCCAAGGGGCCCCTACAGCAGGCAAGGGCAGGACTCCTCCAGAAGGCTCCAGACGTGGTGAAGGCAGGTGAGACCGTGACCCAGGGTCACGACCTCGTCGCCCTGGTGTTGACGGTCATGATGGGCATCTGGTGGCACCTGGTGGCGGCCACGATGAATAGTGCCAtagtgaggaaggtgagggagaTTTTGGCGGGTAGAATGAGGGAGTTTACGGAGGAACTGAAGAGGGAAAGGGAGGAGAGAAAGTGGTTAGAGATGAGAGAGGAGATAAGGAGGAGAGAGATGAGTGACATCTTCTCACATGTCTTCTCCGCGAGTGACCTGGAGGTTTCGAGTGACTTGGAGGTTTCGAGTGACTTGGAGGTTTCGAGTGACTTGGAGGTTTCGAGTGACTTGGAGGATTCGAGTGACTTGGAGGTTTCGAGTGACCTGGAGGTTTCGAGTGACTTGGAGGTTTCGAGTGACTTGGAGGTTTCGAGTGACTTGGAGGATTCGAGTGACTCGGAGGTTTCGAGTGACTCGGAGGTTTCGAGTGACTCGGAGATTTCGAGTGACTCGGAGGTTTCGAGTGACTCGGAGGTTTCGAGTGACTTGGAGGTTTCGAGTGACCTGGAGGTTTCGAGTGACCTGGAGGTTTCGAGTGACCTGGAGGTTTCGAGTGACTTGGAGGATTCGAGTGACTTGGAGGTTTCGAGTGACTTGGAGGATTCGAGTGACCTGGAGGTTTCGAGTGACTTGGAGGTTTCGAGTGACTTGGAGGTTTCGAGTGACTTGGAGGTTTCGAGTGACCTGGAGGTTTCGAGTGACCTGGAGGTTTCGAGTGACTTGGAGGTTTCGAGTGACCTGGAGGTTTCGACTGACTTGGAGGTTTCGAGTGACCTGGAGGTTTCGAGAGACTTGGAGGTTTCGAGTGACCTGGAGGATTCGAGTGACTCGGAGGTTTCGAGTGACTCGGAGGATTCGAGTGACCTGGAGGTTTCGAGTGACGCGGAGTCGAGTGATGCGGTGACGACTAGTGACGCGATGAAGGCGAGTGACGCAGACAAGGCGAGTGACGCAGAGAAGGCGAGTGACGCAGAGACGAAAGAGCTGCTGCTAGAGATGGCGTGGAAGTTATGGAATATTCAAATGGAAATATTCCCGCCTGAGAAACCAGACTACGTGATACCGCCAGAATGTTTGACAAGAGAGAACGCCTCGATAGTCAGGTGTGTGAAGAAGGTGAGAGATATAGTgacaaaggagatgataaaggtccttGCAcgacagatgctggaggaggaataTGGCCAAGAGGTTCGTGGCCGCCAGCAAAACATCTCCCAGGTTGAGGACTCCTGGAAGGTGCACTACCTGAAGATGGACACCTTGCTGCTATGGAAGGCGCTTACCGATTTGATCGAGGTGTGTACGCAATTGACGCAACTGAAGCAAATGCCGCAGCAGGTGAGACAGGTAATTATGAGCAAAGCGGTAGAGAGAGCAGTACAGAAACTGACGAGGAAGTTGAGACAGAAGAAGATGAAGGAGAGTGAGGCAAGTGAACCCATTATCAATGAAGTAGAAACATTTACGAAAGAGATGATGGTGAAACTGGCGAAGGAGTTGGTGGAAATGTTGGAGATGTTGGAGATATGGATAGAGGAGTCACAGAGGAATGTAGAGGAGTCACAGAGGAATGTGGAGGTTCCACAAGAGGACGTAGTGGTTCCTCTAGGTAATAAAGAAGGGTATTCGCAGGGGAATAAAGGTGTTAAAGAGACGGAAGTTACTATAAGACTAGTGTACGACGGCTGCTCGTGGCACGTCTCTTGGGACCTCCCAAACGGCGTCGGCCACAATGACTCCTCCGTCAGTACTGCTTCGCCTGGCGAGACTCGCGTTAGTAGACGAGACTCGCGTTAGTAGACAAGACTCGCGTTGGTAGACAAGACTCGCGTTAGTAGACGAGACTCGCGTTAGTAGACAAGACTCGCGTTGGTAGACAAGACTCGCGTTAGTAGACGAGACTCGCGTTAGTAGACAAGACTCGCGTTAGTAGACAAGACTCGCGTTAATAAACGAGACTCGCGTTAATAGACGAGACTCGCGTTAGTAGACGAGACTCGCGTGTTATTCGTAAAAACCCACACGCACAAGCGTATGGATTgttattttttgtattatattttttattttctaccaGAGACGTGGCTAAACATACACTTCAGCGATATTTTGATCCTCGTCTTCTCTCATGCTGAACTAGCGTGAGTTTTTGCGTGAttcattgaacaatcaaccatagaaagagcttttaaaatgctaatataatctacatacataaatacacgtCTATCCTACATacctcctccatatcaacctaccctggcctagcgtccaggagccagattcacgaagaagttacgcaaacacttacaaacctgtacatctttctcaaactttggcggctttgtttacaattattaaacaattaatgagctccgaggcaccaggaggctgtttataacaataacaacagttgattggcaagttttcatgcttgtaaactgtttaataaatgtaaccaaagccgtcaaagattgaggaaagatggacacgttcgtaagtacttgcgtaactgcttcgtgaatctggcccctggagaggCCATaccagagcccaactccatagtcttctgaGACTACTGAatacctactactactacataTCCTTCCTCCTACATGTAGGATATGTAGGAGGAAGGACTGTTCTACATGTCCTTCCTCCCCCTCTttacctctctctcctcccctctcactcTAGGTGTAAATTTGGGCACATGCCCTAATTTAATAACATTGTACAATGACAATCCAAATTCTCAAACAAATACATTAGAAATAACAAAATGACTAATATtaggaaataaataaatataaactaCACGAGGAAATAATTAAACCATGAAATAATAAGTCAAGAAATAAGTAACAAATTAAGAGCGGCGGGTATCGGGCGAGGCAGTCAGTCAGGCAGTCAAGAGGTGTGAGGCAGGCAATTAGAAGGTTGTTATCTCACCTGCGACAACTTAtcgcacactcacacacctgctgcaggGCCACACCTCCCTCAGACACCTACACCTACACTCATATCTCCCACCCACACCCAGGCCCCCACCAATGAACAggcccccacccacacccacacccaggccCCCACCCACGCCCAGGCTTCCACCCATGCACAGGCTTC is a genomic window of Procambarus clarkii isolate CNS0578487 chromosome 8, FALCON_Pclarkii_2.0, whole genome shotgun sequence containing:
- the LOC138358673 gene encoding neurofilament heavy polypeptide-like isoform X1, yielding MNHNKISLSHPKFIDCLKYIAAPLLPRPKIVEPQSEDHQVPKEPLYSLASVFLKQEPTEASSLMPLEVDAAKGPLQTLKSVFLKEVASYMPLEMDAAKGPLQQARAGLLQKAPDVVKAGETVTQGHDLVALVLTVMMGIWWHLVAATMNSAIVRKVREILAGRMREFTEELKREREERKWLEMREEIRRREMSDIFSHVFSASDLEVSSDLEVSSDLEVSSDLEVSSDLEDSSDLEVSSDLEVSSDLEVSSDLEVSSDLEDSSDSEVSSDSEVSSDSEISSDSEVSSDSEVSSDLEVSSDLEVSSDLEVSSDLEVSSDLEDSSDLEVSSDLEDSSDLEVSSDLEVSSDLEVSSDLEVSSDLEVSSDLEVSSDLEVSSDAESSDAVTTSDAMKASDADKASDAEKASDAETKELLLEMAWKLWNIQMEIFPPEKPDYVIPPECLTRENASIVRCVKKVRDIVTKEMIKVLARQMLEEEYGQEVRGRQQNISQVEDSWKVHYLKMDTLLLWKALTDLIEVCTQLTQLKQMPQQVRQVIMSKAVERAVQKLTRKLRQKKMKESEASEPIINEVETFTKEMMVKLAKELVEMLEMLEIWIEESQRNVEESQRNVEVPQEDVVVPLGNKEGYSQGNKGVKETEVTIRLVYDGCSWHVSWDLPNGVGHNDSSVSTASPGETRVSRRDSR
- the LOC138358673 gene encoding neurofilament heavy polypeptide-like isoform X2, with translation MNHNKISLSHPKFIDCLKYIAAPLLPRPKIVEPQSEDHQVPKEPLYSLASVFLKQEPTEASSLMPLEVDAAKGPLQTLKSVFLKEVASYMPLEMDAAKGPLQQARAGLLQKAPDVVKAGETVTQGHDLVALVLTVMMGIWWHLVAATMNSAIVRKVREILAGRMREFTEELKREREERKWLEMREEIRRREMSDIFSHVFSASDLEVSSDLEVSSDLEVSSDLEVSSDLEDSSDLEVSSDLEVSSDLEVSSDLEVSSDLEVSSDLEDSSDLEVSSDLEDSSDLEVSSDLEVSSDLEVSSDLEVSSDLEVSSDLEVSSDLEVSSDLEVSTDLEVSSDLEVSRDLEVSSDLEDSSDSEVSSDSEDSSDLEVSSDAESSDAVTTSDAMKASDADKASDAEKASDAETKELLLEMAWKLWNIQMEIFPPEKPDYVIPPECLTRENASIVRCVKKVRDIVTKEMIKVLARQMLEEEYGQEVRGRQQNISQVEDSWKVHYLKMDTLLLWKALTDLIEVCTQLTQLKQMPQQVRQVIMSKAVERAVQKLTRKLRQKKMKESEASEPIINEVETFTKEMMVKLAKELVEMLEMLEIWIEESQRNVEESQRNVEVPQEDVVVPLGNKEGYSQGNKGVKETEVTIRLVYDGCSWHVSWDLPNGVGHNDSSVSTASPGETRVSRRDSR